A single genomic interval of Streptomyces sp. BA2 harbors:
- a CDS encoding Fur family transcriptional regulator: protein MSDLLGRLRGRGWRMTAQRRVVAEVLDGEHVHLTADEVLARATDRLPEISRATVYNTLGELVSLGEVIEVSTGRAKRYDPNAHHPHQHLVCSGCGAIRDVHPGGDPLAALPDSERFGFTVSEAEVTYRGVCPDCARK from the coding sequence ATGAGCGATCTTCTGGGACGGCTCCGCGGACGTGGGTGGCGGATGACCGCTCAACGCCGGGTGGTCGCCGAGGTACTCGACGGTGAACACGTCCATCTGACCGCGGACGAGGTGCTCGCGCGCGCCACGGACCGGCTGCCGGAGATCTCCCGTGCCACGGTCTACAACACCCTCGGTGAGCTGGTCTCCCTCGGCGAGGTGATCGAGGTCTCCACCGGCCGCGCGAAGCGGTACGACCCGAACGCCCACCACCCCCACCAGCACTTGGTGTGCTCGGGCTGCGGCGCCATCCGCGACGTACACCCCGGCGGCGACCCCCTGGCCGCGCTGCCGGACTCCGAACGCTTCGGCTTCACCGTGTCCGAGGCCGAGGTGACGTACCGCGGGGTGTGCCCGGACTGCGCCCGGAAGTGA
- a CDS encoding VOC family protein codes for MTALDSAIPRFHLAMPVDDLAAARLFYGEVLGLEEGRSADTWVDWNLHGHQFVTHLAPKGPQRIQNPVDGHDVPVPHFGLILPVPEFQKLAERLRTAGIEFVIEPYVRFEGQKGEQRTMFLLDPAGNALEFKAFADDSQVFAT; via the coding sequence ATGACCGCTCTCGACTCCGCCATCCCCCGGTTCCACCTGGCCATGCCGGTCGACGACCTCGCCGCGGCGCGTCTCTTCTACGGCGAGGTCCTCGGCCTGGAGGAGGGCCGCAGCGCGGACACCTGGGTGGACTGGAATCTGCACGGCCACCAGTTCGTCACGCACCTCGCGCCGAAAGGCCCTCAGCGCATCCAGAACCCGGTCGACGGCCACGACGTCCCGGTGCCGCACTTCGGACTGATCCTGCCGGTCCCCGAGTTCCAGAAGCTCGCCGAGCGACTGCGTACGGCGGGCATCGAGTTCGTCATCGAACCGTACGTCCGCTTCGAGGGCCAGAAGGGCGAACAGCGGACGATGTTCCTCCTCGACCCCGCCGGCAACGCCCTGGAGTTCAAGGCGTTCGCCGACGACTCCCAGGTGTTCGCCACCTGA
- the katG gene encoding catalase/peroxidase HPI has product MTENHDAIVTDPKPEETGGCPVAHGRAPHPTQGGGNRQWWPERLNLKILAKNPAVANPLGEEFDYAEAFKSLDLPAVKRDIAEVLTTSQDWWPADFGNYGPLMIRMAWHSAGTYRISDGRGGAGAGQQRFAPLNSWPDNVSLDKARRLLWPVKKKYGQSLSWADLMVLTGNVALETMGLETFGFAGGRADVWEPDEDVYWGPETTWLDDERYTGDRELENPLGAVQMGLIYVNPEGPNGNPDPVAAARDIRETFRRMAMNDEETVALIAGGHTFGKTHGAGPSEAVGDDPEAALMEQQGFGWKNTHGTGVGKDAITSGLEVIWTTTPTQWGHDFFKHLFEYDYELTQSPAGANQWVATNAEAIIPDAFDASKKRLPMMLTTDLALRFDPVYEQISRRFYENPDQFADAFARAWYKLTHRDMGPIGRYLGPEVPDEVLLWQDPLPAAEGEPVDASDIASLKEEILASDLTTAQLVSVAWAAASSFRGSDKRGGANGGRIRLEPQRSWEVNNPDDLAQVLRTLEGIQSSFNSGAKKVSVADLVVLAGSVAVEKAAKDAGVQVEVPFTPGRVDASQEQTDVESFAALEPTNDGFRNFVGKGNRLPAEFLLIDKANLLTLSAPELTVLVGGLRVLGANHAGSKHGVFTDKPGTLSNDFFVNLLDMGTTWKSTSEAQNEFEGRDASGAVKWTGTRADLVFGSNSELRALAEVYASDDAKEKFVKDFVAAWVKVMNLDRFDLV; this is encoded by the coding sequence ATGACTGAGAACCATGACGCGATCGTCACCGACCCGAAGCCGGAAGAGACTGGCGGCTGCCCGGTAGCGCACGGTCGCGCGCCGCACCCGACCCAGGGCGGTGGAAACCGCCAGTGGTGGCCGGAGCGGCTCAACCTGAAGATCCTCGCCAAGAACCCCGCCGTGGCCAACCCCCTGGGTGAGGAGTTCGACTACGCCGAGGCGTTCAAGAGCCTCGACCTGCCGGCCGTGAAACGCGACATCGCCGAGGTCCTCACCACCTCGCAGGACTGGTGGCCCGCCGACTTCGGCAACTACGGCCCGCTGATGATCCGCATGGCCTGGCACAGCGCGGGCACCTACCGGATCAGCGACGGCCGCGGCGGTGCCGGTGCGGGGCAGCAGCGCTTCGCGCCGCTCAACAGCTGGCCGGACAACGTCAGCCTCGACAAGGCGCGCCGGCTCCTGTGGCCGGTGAAGAAGAAGTACGGTCAGAGTCTTTCCTGGGCCGACCTCATGGTCCTCACCGGAAACGTCGCCCTGGAGACGATGGGCTTGGAGACCTTCGGCTTCGCCGGTGGCCGTGCCGACGTGTGGGAGCCCGACGAGGACGTGTACTGGGGCCCCGAGACCACCTGGCTCGACGACGAGCGCTACACCGGCGACCGCGAGCTCGAGAACCCGCTCGGCGCGGTCCAGATGGGTCTCATCTACGTCAACCCCGAGGGCCCCAACGGCAACCCGGACCCGGTTGCCGCGGCCCGCGACATCCGTGAGACGTTCCGCCGCATGGCGATGAACGACGAAGAGACCGTCGCGCTCATCGCGGGCGGCCACACCTTCGGCAAGACCCACGGCGCGGGACCGAGCGAGGCCGTCGGCGACGACCCCGAGGCCGCGCTCATGGAGCAGCAGGGCTTCGGCTGGAAGAACACCCACGGCACCGGCGTGGGCAAGGACGCGATCACCAGCGGCCTCGAGGTCATCTGGACCACCACGCCCACGCAGTGGGGCCACGACTTCTTCAAGCACCTCTTCGAGTACGACTACGAGCTCACCCAGAGCCCGGCGGGTGCGAACCAGTGGGTGGCGACGAACGCCGAGGCGATCATCCCCGACGCGTTCGACGCGTCGAAGAAGCGCCTCCCGATGATGCTCACCACCGACCTGGCGCTGCGCTTCGACCCGGTCTACGAGCAGATCTCGCGGCGTTTCTACGAGAACCCGGACCAGTTCGCGGACGCCTTCGCCCGCGCCTGGTACAAGCTGACGCACCGTGACATGGGCCCGATCGGGCGCTACCTCGGCCCGGAGGTGCCCGACGAGGTGCTGCTGTGGCAGGACCCGCTGCCGGCGGCCGAGGGCGAGCCGGTCGACGCCTCGGACATCGCATCGCTCAAGGAGGAGATCCTCGCCTCGGACCTCACCACCGCGCAGCTGGTCTCCGTGGCCTGGGCCGCGGCGTCCTCCTTCCGCGGCAGCGACAAGCGCGGTGGCGCCAACGGCGGTCGCATCCGCCTGGAGCCGCAGCGCAGCTGGGAGGTGAACAACCCGGACGACCTCGCGCAGGTCCTTCGCACGCTCGAGGGCATCCAGTCGTCCTTCAACTCCGGTGCCAAGAAGGTCTCGGTGGCCGACCTGGTCGTCCTCGCCGGGTCCGTGGCGGTCGAGAAGGCGGCCAAGGACGCGGGCGTCCAGGTCGAGGTGCCGTTCACGCCGGGCCGTGTCGACGCCTCGCAGGAGCAGACGGACGTCGAGTCGTTCGCCGCGCTCGAGCCGACCAACGACGGCTTCCGCAACTTCGTCGGCAAGGGCAACCGCCTGCCGGCCGAGTTCCTGCTGATCGACAAGGCGAACCTGCTGACCCTGAGCGCGCCCGAGCTGACGGTCCTCGTCGGCGGACTGCGCGTCCTTGGCGCCAACCACGCCGGGTCGAAGCACGGCGTGTTCACGGACAAGCCGGGCACCCTGTCGAACGACTTCTTCGTCAATCTGCTCGACATGGGCACGACCTGGAAGTCGACGTCCGAGGCGCAGAACGAGTTCGAGGGCCGTGACGCGAGCGGCGCGGTCAAGTGGACCGGCACCCGCGCCGACCTCGTCTTCGGCTCGAACTCCGAGCTGCGCGCGCTCGCCGAGGTCTACGCGAGCGATGACGCGAAGGAGAAGTTCGTCAAGGACTTCGTCGCGGCCTGGGTCAAGGTCATGAACCTCGACCGGTTCGACCTGGTCTGA
- a CDS encoding Gfo/Idh/MocA family protein: MPIDAARRRRCAVVGLGARAQLFTEALAGPYADRIELAGFCDVNAHRMAVHNDWIEAAHPGRPPVPTYSADDFEEMLRRERVDLVVVCTVDHLHDHYIVRALEAGCDVVTEKPMTTTAERARRILDAQRRTGGEVRVAFNYRYNPVHSAVRELLADGSIGEVGSVHFEWLLDLRHGADYFRRWHRDKANSGGLMVHKATHHFDLVNWWLDTRPETVYAQGGLFFYGDEAGARRGLARDYTRAHGSPAAEDDPFAIRLADSSVLSALYLEAEGEDGYHRDQNVFGPGVSIEDDMAVLVRYSSGATLTYHLTAYAPWEGYRIAFNGSEGRVELLVEESTWTRPDVRTEGASAVMHGAAVGDEAGRTQLLLRRFWEEPREVKVPSGVGGHGGGDVRMLADLFGERAPGDADSLGRAADAVDGARSLATGLAANHSFATGMPVDARRLLDI, from the coding sequence ATGCCCATCGACGCCGCGCGCCGTCGCCGCTGTGCCGTGGTGGGACTCGGCGCCCGCGCCCAGCTCTTCACCGAGGCGCTCGCCGGTCCCTACGCGGACCGGATCGAGCTGGCCGGTTTCTGCGATGTCAACGCGCACCGCATGGCCGTCCACAACGACTGGATCGAGGCCGCCCACCCCGGCCGCCCACCCGTGCCGACGTACTCCGCGGACGACTTCGAGGAGATGCTGCGCCGTGAACGCGTCGACCTCGTCGTGGTCTGCACCGTCGACCACCTCCACGACCACTACATCGTGCGGGCCCTCGAAGCGGGCTGCGACGTGGTCACCGAGAAGCCGATGACCACGACCGCCGAGCGCGCCCGCCGCATCCTCGACGCACAGCGCCGCACGGGCGGTGAGGTCCGGGTCGCCTTCAACTACCGCTACAACCCTGTGCATTCGGCCGTGCGCGAGCTCCTGGCGGACGGCTCGATCGGCGAGGTCGGCTCGGTGCACTTCGAGTGGCTGCTCGACCTGCGGCACGGCGCGGACTACTTCCGCCGCTGGCACCGCGACAAGGCGAACTCCGGCGGTCTGATGGTGCACAAGGCCACCCACCACTTCGACCTGGTCAACTGGTGGCTGGACACGCGGCCCGAGACCGTCTACGCCCAGGGCGGGCTCTTCTTCTACGGCGACGAGGCGGGCGCCCGGCGCGGCCTGGCCCGCGACTACACCCGCGCCCACGGCTCCCCCGCCGCCGAGGACGACCCCTTCGCCATCCGCCTGGCCGACTCGTCCGTACTCAGCGCCTTGTACCTGGAAGCGGAGGGTGAGGACGGCTACCACCGCGACCAGAACGTGTTCGGGCCCGGGGTGAGCATCGAGGACGACATGGCGGTCCTGGTGCGTTACTCCTCCGGCGCGACCCTGACGTACCACCTGACTGCGTACGCGCCATGGGAGGGCTACCGGATCGCCTTCAACGGCAGCGAGGGACGCGTCGAACTCCTCGTGGAGGAGTCCACCTGGACGCGCCCCGACGTGCGGACCGAGGGAGCGAGCGCCGTCATGCACGGCGCGGCGGTCGGCGACGAGGCCGGGCGCACCCAACTCCTGTTGCGCCGCTTCTGGGAGGAGCCGCGGGAAGTGAAGGTGCCCTCAGGCGTGGGCGGCCACGGCGGCGGGGACGTGCGCATGCTGGCCGATCTCTTCGGCGAGCGTGCCCCGGGCGACGCGGACTCCCTGGGCCGGGCGGCGGACGCCGTCGACGGAGCCCGCTCGCTGGCCACGGGCCTCGCCGCGAACCACTCCTTCGCCACGGGGATGCCGGTCGACGCGCGCCGCCTCCTGGACATCTGA